A single window of Streptomyces griseoviridis DNA harbors:
- the glnA gene encoding type I glutamate--ammonia ligase, which yields MFQNADEAKKFIADEDVKFVDVRFCDLPGVMQHFTIPAEAFDPAEELAFDGSSIRGFQAIHESDMALRADLSTARVDPFRRDKTVNINFFIHDPITGEQYSRDPRNVAKKAEAYLASTGIADTAYFGPEAEFYVFDSVRFATSANESFYHIDSEAGAWNTGAVENNRGYKVRYKGGYFPTPPVDHFADLRAEISLELAKSGLEVERQHHEVGTAGQAEINYKFNTLLAAADDLQLFKYIVKNVAWRNGKTATFMPKPIFGDNGSGMHVHQSLWAGGSPLFYDEAGYAGLSDTARYYIGGILKHAPSLLAFTNPTVNSYHRLVPGFEAPVNLVYSQRNRSAAMRIPITGSNPKAKRVEFRAPDSSGNPYLAFSALLMAGLDGVKNKIEPAEPIDKDLYELAPEEHAGVAQVPTSLPAVLDRLEADHEFLLAGDVFTSDLIETWVDYKRTNEIAPLQLRPHPHEFELYFDV from the coding sequence AAGAAGTTCATCGCGGACGAGGACGTCAAGTTCGTCGACGTCCGATTCTGCGACCTGCCGGGTGTGATGCAGCACTTCACCATCCCGGCCGAGGCCTTCGACCCGGCCGAGGAGCTCGCGTTCGACGGCTCCTCGATCCGCGGCTTCCAGGCCATCCACGAGTCCGACATGGCGCTCCGCGCCGACCTGTCCACCGCGCGCGTCGACCCGTTCCGCCGCGACAAGACGGTCAACATCAACTTCTTCATCCACGACCCGATCACGGGCGAGCAGTACTCCCGCGACCCGCGCAACGTGGCGAAGAAGGCCGAGGCCTACCTCGCCTCCACCGGCATCGCCGACACCGCGTACTTCGGCCCGGAGGCGGAGTTCTACGTCTTCGACTCGGTGCGCTTCGCGACCAGTGCGAACGAGTCCTTCTACCACATCGACTCCGAGGCGGGTGCCTGGAACACCGGCGCCGTCGAGAACAACCGCGGCTACAAGGTCCGCTACAAGGGCGGCTACTTCCCGACCCCGCCGGTCGACCACTTCGCCGACCTGCGCGCGGAGATCTCCCTCGAACTGGCCAAGTCCGGCCTTGAGGTCGAGCGCCAGCACCACGAGGTGGGCACGGCGGGCCAGGCGGAGATCAACTACAAGTTCAACACGCTGCTCGCCGCGGCCGACGACCTCCAGCTCTTCAAGTACATCGTGAAGAACGTCGCGTGGCGCAACGGCAAGACCGCGACCTTCATGCCGAAGCCGATCTTCGGTGACAACGGCTCGGGCATGCACGTCCACCAGTCGCTGTGGGCCGGCGGCTCGCCCCTCTTCTACGACGAGGCCGGTTACGCGGGCCTGTCGGACACCGCCCGCTACTACATCGGCGGCATCCTCAAGCACGCCCCGTCGCTGCTCGCCTTCACCAACCCGACGGTGAACTCCTACCACCGCCTGGTCCCGGGCTTCGAGGCGCCGGTCAACCTGGTGTACTCGCAGCGCAACCGGTCCGCCGCGATGCGTATCCCGATCACCGGTTCCAACCCGAAGGCCAAGCGCGTCGAGTTCCGCGCGCCCGACTCCTCCGGCAACCCGTACCTGGCCTTCTCGGCGCTGCTGATGGCCGGCCTCGACGGCGTCAAGAACAAGATCGAGCCGGCCGAGCCGATCGACAAGGACCTCTACGAGCTGGCCCCCGAGGAGCACGCGGGCGTCGCCCAGGTCCCGACCTCCCTCCCGGCCGTCCTTGACCGCCTGGAGGCCGACCACGAGTTCCTGCTCGCGGGCGACGTCTTCACGTCGGACCTGATCGAGACGTGGGTGGACTACAAGCGCACCAACGAGATCGCCCCGCTCCAGCTCCGTCCGCACCCGCACGAGTTCGAGCTCTACTTCGACGTGTGA
- the htpX gene encoding zinc metalloprotease HtpX, translating into MQSRFRSDRRLTARMGVTLFLLGLLYVAFMAALIVLLKSWILVVVIAAVLLGCQYWFSDRIALFAMHGRVVEREEYPELHGVIDRLCAVADMPKPVVAVSQMEMPNAFATGRNPNNAVICVTTGLLRRLDRSELEGVLAHELSHVAHKDVAVITVASFLGVIAGLMVRFAFYSSMFRGRKDQNTLAVFAAVLGISAAVYALSFLLIRALSRYRELAADRSAALLTGRPSALASALTKVTGDIARIPSKDLRTAQAFNAFYFTPALGSEPGLARLFSTHPPLEQRLDQLGRISAELGEAATPGKA; encoded by the coding sequence ATGCAGAGCCGCTTCCGGAGCGATCGGCGCCTGACGGCGCGGATGGGGGTCACCCTGTTCCTGCTCGGGCTGCTGTACGTGGCGTTCATGGCCGCGCTGATCGTGTTGCTGAAGTCGTGGATCCTGGTCGTCGTGATCGCGGCGGTCCTGCTGGGCTGCCAGTACTGGTTCTCCGACCGGATCGCGCTGTTCGCGATGCACGGGCGGGTCGTGGAGCGGGAGGAGTATCCCGAGCTGCACGGGGTGATCGACCGGCTGTGCGCCGTCGCGGACATGCCGAAGCCGGTCGTCGCGGTGTCCCAGATGGAGATGCCGAACGCGTTCGCCACCGGGCGCAACCCCAACAACGCGGTGATCTGCGTGACCACCGGGCTGCTGCGCCGGCTGGACAGGTCCGAGCTGGAGGGCGTGCTCGCCCATGAGCTGTCGCACGTGGCGCACAAGGACGTCGCCGTGATCACCGTCGCGTCGTTCCTCGGGGTGATCGCGGGGCTGATGGTGCGGTTCGCGTTCTACTCGTCGATGTTCCGCGGCCGCAAGGACCAGAACACGCTGGCCGTCTTCGCCGCCGTCCTCGGGATCTCCGCCGCCGTCTACGCGCTCAGCTTCCTGCTGATCAGGGCGCTGTCCCGGTACCGGGAGCTGGCCGCCGACCGGTCCGCCGCCCTGCTCACCGGGCGGCCCTCGGCGCTGGCGTCGGCGCTCACCAAGGTCACCGGCGACATCGCCCGCATCCCCAGCAAGGATCTGCGGACCGCCCAGGCCTTCAACGCCTTCTACTTCACTCCCGCGCTGGGCAGCGAGCCCGGCCTCGCGCGGCTGTTCTCGACCCATCCGCCCCTGGAGCAGCGGCTCGACCAGCTGGGGCGGATCTCCGCCGAGCTGGGTGAGGCGGCGACCCCCGGAAAGGCGTGA
- the pspAB gene encoding PspA-associated protein PspAB, translated as MGFLDILLGRTKPALPDLDQLFALPSAAVTLEAAAGFTPTGSGAVCFATVEGSAFEQTHREVQALLDADAERDGPPVELRQDEYGYSWLVSRRSPEQLPMLVNDLHAVNSSMEVNGFGPQLLCSLAGFRDPAGRSIALVYLYKRGTFYPFAPLPGGGQRRDNALELRVKAALGEDLRMEQDLSRWFPVWGAPGL; from the coding sequence ATGGGGTTTCTGGACATTCTGCTGGGCCGGACGAAACCGGCCCTGCCGGATCTCGACCAGCTCTTCGCGCTGCCGTCGGCGGCCGTGACCCTTGAGGCCGCGGCCGGTTTCACGCCGACCGGCAGCGGCGCGGTCTGCTTCGCGACGGTCGAGGGCTCGGCCTTCGAGCAGACCCACCGCGAGGTCCAGGCCCTGCTCGACGCGGACGCGGAGCGCGACGGGCCGCCGGTGGAGCTGCGCCAGGACGAGTACGGGTACTCGTGGCTGGTCTCCCGCCGCTCCCCCGAGCAGCTCCCGATGCTGGTCAACGATCTGCACGCGGTGAACAGCTCCATGGAGGTCAACGGCTTCGGACCGCAGCTGCTGTGTTCGCTCGCCGGGTTCCGTGATCCGGCGGGCCGGTCGATCGCGCTGGTCTACCTGTACAAGCGCGGCACGTTCTATCCGTTCGCGCCGCTGCCCGGGGGCGGGCAGCGCCGTGACAACGCGCTGGAGCTGCGGGTGAAGGCCGCGCTCGGTGAGGATCTGCGGATGGAGCAGGATCTCAGCCGCTGGTTCCCGGTGTGGGGTGCGCCCGGCCTCTGA
- a CDS encoding DUF2252 domain-containing protein, producing MNTPAGRAERGRAARKRVPRSGHAGWVASVDRRDPVAVLERQGRDRLSELLPIRYGRMSASPFAFLRGSAAVMAADLASRPHTGLTVQLCGDAHLLNFGVHASPERTLLFDLNDFDETFPGPFEWDVQRLAASVAVAGRENGHPDAKVRRTVVGTVAAYRTAIRRLAELGELAVWYERVDADSLLPLTRSARRRREVAANLTRARRRTSIQALGKLTETVDGRRRIVRDPPLLEPAGVSDMAALRKIFSDYRSTLAEERRLLLDRYRFVDAARKVVGVGSVGTRCFIVLLAGRDGDDPLFLQIKEAGSSVLEEHLPTGPYVHPGRRVVAGQRLLQAAGDIFLGWMTGPQGRAFYWRQLRDMKGSAEVAGMSPADLLGYGRLCGTALARAHARSGDRIAIAAYLGGADTFDQAVADFALRYADQTTADHAALGAAVAAGVLPSAPDS from the coding sequence GTGAACACGCCCGCCGGACGCGCCGAGCGCGGCAGGGCCGCCCGCAAGCGCGTCCCCCGCTCGGGACACGCCGGCTGGGTCGCGTCCGTCGACCGCCGCGACCCGGTCGCCGTCCTCGAACGCCAGGGCCGGGACCGGCTCAGCGAGCTGCTGCCGATCAGGTACGGGCGGATGTCCGCGTCGCCGTTCGCGTTCCTGCGCGGCTCCGCCGCCGTGATGGCGGCCGACCTGGCGTCCCGCCCGCACACCGGACTCACCGTCCAGCTCTGCGGGGACGCCCACCTGCTGAACTTCGGCGTCCACGCCTCACCGGAACGCACCCTTCTCTTCGACCTCAACGACTTCGACGAGACGTTCCCCGGCCCCTTCGAGTGGGACGTCCAGCGGCTCGCCGCCTCCGTGGCCGTCGCGGGCCGGGAGAACGGGCACCCGGACGCCAAGGTCCGCCGGACGGTCGTCGGGACCGTAGCCGCCTACCGCACCGCGATCCGGCGCCTGGCGGAGCTGGGCGAACTCGCCGTCTGGTACGAGCGCGTCGACGCCGACAGCCTGCTGCCGCTGACCCGCTCCGCGCGCCGCCGCCGCGAGGTCGCCGCCAACCTCACCCGGGCCCGCCGCCGCACCAGCATCCAGGCGCTCGGCAAACTCACCGAGACCGTCGACGGCCGCCGTCGCATCGTCCGCGACCCGCCGCTGCTCGAACCGGCCGGCGTCTCCGACATGGCCGCGCTGCGCAAGATCTTCAGCGACTACCGGTCCACCCTCGCCGAGGAACGCCGACTGCTCCTGGACCGCTACCGGTTCGTCGACGCGGCCCGCAAGGTGGTCGGTGTCGGGAGCGTCGGCACCCGCTGCTTCATCGTGCTGCTGGCCGGACGGGACGGTGACGACCCGCTGTTCCTCCAGATCAAGGAGGCCGGCAGCTCCGTCCTCGAGGAGCACCTGCCGACCGGCCCCTACGTCCACCCGGGCCGCAGGGTGGTGGCGGGCCAACGGCTGCTCCAGGCGGCGGGCGACATCTTCCTCGGCTGGATGACGGGACCGCAGGGCCGCGCCTTCTACTGGCGCCAGCTCCGCGACATGAAGGGCTCCGCCGAGGTCGCCGGGATGAGCCCGGCCGACCTGCTGGGGTACGGGCGGCTCTGCGGCACCGCCCTGGCGCGGGCGCACGCCCGCTCGGGCGACCGCATCGCGATCGCCGCCTACCTGGGCGGCGCCGACACCTTCGACCAGGCCGTCGCCGACTTCGCGCTCCGGTACGCCGACCAGACGACGGCCGACCACGCGGCGCTCGGCGCGGCCGTCGCGGCGGGTGTGCTCCCGTCGGCACCGGACAGCTGA
- the glnII gene encoding glutamine synthetase, giving the protein MSFKAEYIWIDGTEPTAKLRSKTKILDDSAKGADLPIWGFDGSSTNQAEGHASDCVLKPVFSCPDPIRGGDDLLVLCEVQNIDFTPHASNTRAALAEVAEKFAAQEPIFGIEQEYTFFKDGYPLGFPKGGFPAPQGGYYCGVGADEIFGRDVVEAHLENCLKAGLAISGINAEVMPGQWEFQVGPVSPLEVSDHLWVARWLLYRTAEDFGVSATLDPKPVKGDWNGAGAHTNFSTKAMREGYDAIITACESLGEGSKPLDHVKNYGAGIDDRLTGLHETAPWNEYSYGVSNRGASVRIPWQVEKDGKGYIEDRRPNANVDPYLVTRLIVDTCCSALEKAGQV; this is encoded by the coding sequence GTGAGTTTCAAGGCTGAGTACATCTGGATCGACGGCACCGAGCCGACGGCCAAGCTCCGTTCCAAGACGAAGATTCTTGACGACTCAGCCAAGGGCGCCGACCTGCCGATCTGGGGCTTCGACGGGTCCTCGACCAACCAGGCCGAGGGGCACGCCTCGGACTGCGTGCTCAAGCCGGTCTTCTCCTGCCCCGACCCGATCCGCGGCGGTGACGACCTCCTGGTGCTGTGCGAGGTCCAGAACATCGACTTCACGCCGCACGCCTCCAACACCCGTGCCGCGCTGGCCGAGGTGGCGGAGAAGTTCGCCGCGCAGGAGCCGATCTTCGGCATCGAGCAGGAGTACACGTTCTTCAAGGACGGCTACCCGCTCGGCTTCCCCAAGGGCGGCTTCCCCGCGCCCCAGGGCGGCTACTACTGCGGGGTCGGCGCCGACGAGATCTTCGGCCGTGACGTCGTCGAGGCGCACCTGGAGAACTGCCTGAAGGCGGGACTCGCGATCTCCGGCATCAACGCCGAGGTCATGCCGGGCCAGTGGGAGTTCCAGGTCGGCCCGGTCTCGCCGCTCGAGGTCTCCGACCACCTGTGGGTGGCGCGCTGGCTGCTCTACCGCACCGCCGAGGACTTCGGTGTCTCCGCGACGCTCGACCCGAAGCCGGTGAAGGGCGACTGGAACGGCGCGGGCGCGCACACCAACTTCTCCACCAAGGCCATGCGCGAGGGCTACGACGCGATCATCACGGCGTGCGAGTCGCTCGGCGAGGGCTCGAAGCCGCTCGATCACGTCAAGAACTACGGCGCGGGCATCGACGACCGGCTGACCGGCCTGCACGAGACCGCCCCGTGGAACGAGTACTCGTACGGCGTCTCCAACCGCGGCGCCTCGGTGCGCATCCCGTGGCAGGTCGAGAAGGACGGCAAGGGCTACATCGAGGACCGCCGTCCGAACGCCAACGTCGACCCGTACCTCGTGACCCGGCTCATCGTCGACACCTGCTGCTCGGCGCTGGAGAAGGCCGGCCAGGTCTGA
- a CDS encoding winged helix-turn-helix domain-containing protein translates to MATTRSLTSAAHTPAASPATAARHRLRAVDRDEVVDVTDFLPPGATWLPAPQHTLPTLPGQPPMIGYLVLVPADQRPPFLPVAVPAPADGTEPAAGQDDGDPLVRIDAVRRTVSVDGRPLDLTYLEFELLAHLVNNPHRVHSRDQLVTTVWGYGHVGDGRTVDVHIARLRRKLGAEHRRTIQTVRRVGYKYTPPTGR, encoded by the coding sequence ATGGCGACCACTCGTTCTCTCACCTCCGCCGCCCACACCCCCGCCGCCTCCCCCGCGACCGCCGCCCGGCACCGGCTGCGCGCCGTCGACCGGGACGAGGTCGTCGACGTGACGGACTTCCTGCCGCCCGGCGCCACCTGGCTGCCCGCGCCGCAGCACACCCTGCCGACGCTGCCCGGGCAGCCGCCGATGATCGGCTACCTGGTGCTGGTCCCGGCCGACCAGCGGCCGCCGTTCCTGCCGGTGGCGGTGCCCGCGCCGGCCGACGGGACCGAGCCGGCCGCCGGCCAGGACGACGGCGACCCGCTGGTCCGCATCGACGCGGTGCGGCGCACCGTCTCCGTGGACGGCCGCCCCCTCGACCTCACCTACCTGGAGTTCGAGCTGCTCGCCCACCTGGTGAACAACCCGCACCGGGTGCACAGCCGGGACCAGTTGGTCACCACGGTGTGGGGCTACGGGCATGTCGGCGACGGCCGCACGGTCGACGTCCATATCGCCAGGCTGCGCCGCAAGTTGGGCGCCGAGCACCGCCGCACCATCCAGACGGTCCGCAGGGTGGGCTACAAGTACACGCCTCCGACGGGTCGTTGA
- a CDS encoding NAD-dependent epimerase/dehydratase family protein — MRLLVLGGTEFVGRALVAGALERGWEVTVLNRGRRPVPDGVRAVRGDRTAPGGLDALAAGGGWDAVVDTWKGAPRTVRDAARLLRERAGRYAYVSSCSVYTWSPPAGYREDAPVVEGAAADADATDYARDKRGGELAVLDAFGADRSLLVRAGLILGPHENVGRLPWWLTRIARGGPVLAPGPRALPLQYVDARDLAGWTLGALERGTSGPHNLMSERGHTTMGGLLDACAAVTGSAADLVWTPPEAVLGAGIAPWTELPVWVPPSSAEHDALHSADVSRAVAAGLVCRPVAETVADTWQWLRSLDGAARPWGAGIGLDPRKEAAALAGRTGRTGGGGPPRRSRPDSS; from the coding sequence ATGAGACTTCTGGTGCTGGGCGGGACGGAGTTCGTCGGGCGGGCCCTGGTGGCGGGCGCGCTGGAGCGCGGCTGGGAGGTGACCGTCCTCAACCGGGGACGGCGTCCCGTGCCGGACGGGGTACGGGCCGTGCGGGGCGACCGCACCGCGCCGGGCGGGCTCGACGCGCTCGCGGCGGGCGGCGGGTGGGACGCCGTCGTCGACACCTGGAAGGGCGCGCCCCGGACGGTGCGGGACGCCGCGCGGCTGCTGCGGGAGCGCGCCGGGCGGTACGCGTACGTGTCGAGCTGCTCGGTGTACACCTGGTCGCCGCCCGCCGGGTACCGGGAGGATGCGCCCGTCGTGGAGGGCGCGGCGGCGGACGCGGACGCCACCGACTACGCCCGTGACAAGCGGGGCGGCGAGCTGGCCGTGCTGGACGCCTTCGGCGCGGACCGTTCGCTGCTGGTGCGGGCCGGGCTGATCCTCGGCCCGCACGAGAACGTCGGCCGGCTCCCCTGGTGGCTGACCCGGATCGCGCGCGGCGGACCCGTACTGGCCCCGGGACCCCGCGCGTTGCCGCTCCAGTACGTCGACGCGCGCGACCTCGCCGGGTGGACGCTCGGCGCGCTGGAGCGCGGCACGAGCGGGCCGCACAACCTGATGAGCGAGCGGGGGCACACGACCATGGGCGGGCTGCTCGACGCCTGCGCGGCGGTGACCGGCTCCGCCGCGGACCTCGTCTGGACGCCCCCGGAGGCCGTGCTCGGCGCCGGGATCGCGCCGTGGACCGAGCTGCCGGTGTGGGTGCCGCCGAGCAGCGCGGAGCATGACGCGCTGCACTCGGCGGACGTGTCGCGCGCGGTCGCGGCCGGGCTGGTCTGCCGTCCGGTCGCGGAGACCGTCGCCGACACCTGGCAGTGGCTGCGTTCGCTCGACGGCGCGGCCCGGCCGTGGGGCGCGGGCATCGGGCTCGACCCGCGGAAGGAGGCGGCGGCGCTCGCCGGTCGGACGGGCCGCACGGGCGGGGGCGGTCCTCCACGGCGATCGCGGCCCGACTCGTCGTGA
- a CDS encoding DUF1996 domain-containing protein: protein MGRNTRKRRTPLATKAIAASAALALGGGGLIWANFYASAHESNAGQNQTKAATATVATISCPDVGQKLTSVPSGATNGVAKELANLDKQITEAYARLASTRQAQTNDASFVQNAIVGPLKEKRAATIDRIRIDIQRVGGTFDSRLSQLSACTTQTANQTNAGGGNNGQGNNGQNGNGQNGNGQNGQNGNGQNGNGQNGGGQATAAPSDPAAGGNIGGQAGNGPVAADFVDITKVQRNVAAKPRAKRGGSTGTFTTRCGVNTNKNHNTDNVIVAPGVTNGAHHLHDYTGNQKVNAFSTNDTFLQGGTSCANKSDLSSYYWPVVRVQDGTQDFDQNADGGGKEGNVGKILTPIKSELTYVGSPTSKVVAMPQFLRIITGDAKTTTNGLANANAHWSCTGFENKVQLTEQYPICPQGSNVVRLFSFQSCWDGQNTDSANHRSHVAFADAAGNCGNGFKAIPQLTARLVYKITPPVVQNGVVKNAYAVDGFPEQLHKAATDHDDFISVTTNGLANKIANCINRGQRCQ from the coding sequence ATGGGACGCAACACACGAAAGCGCCGTACGCCGCTGGCCACCAAGGCCATAGCCGCATCGGCGGCCCTAGCGCTCGGTGGGGGCGGGCTGATCTGGGCGAACTTCTACGCCTCGGCGCACGAGTCGAACGCGGGACAGAACCAGACCAAGGCCGCCACCGCGACGGTGGCCACGATCTCCTGCCCGGACGTCGGACAGAAGCTGACCAGCGTGCCGAGTGGCGCCACCAACGGTGTGGCCAAGGAACTGGCGAACCTCGACAAGCAGATCACCGAGGCCTACGCCCGTCTCGCCTCCACGCGCCAGGCGCAGACCAACGACGCGAGCTTCGTCCAGAACGCGATCGTCGGGCCCCTCAAGGAGAAGCGGGCCGCGACGATCGACCGGATCAGGATCGACATCCAGCGGGTCGGCGGCACGTTCGACAGCCGGCTGTCCCAGCTCTCCGCCTGCACCACCCAGACCGCGAACCAGACCAACGCCGGTGGTGGCAACAACGGCCAGGGCAACAACGGGCAGAACGGCAACGGCCAGAACGGCAACGGCCAGAACGGCCAGAACGGGAACGGCCAGAACGGCAACGGGCAGAACGGTGGCGGCCAGGCCACCGCGGCGCCGAGCGACCCCGCGGCCGGCGGCAACATCGGCGGCCAGGCGGGCAACGGCCCGGTCGCGGCCGACTTCGTGGACATCACCAAGGTCCAGCGCAACGTGGCGGCCAAGCCGCGCGCCAAGCGGGGCGGTTCGACGGGTACGTTCACCACCCGCTGCGGTGTGAACACCAACAAGAACCACAACACCGACAACGTCATCGTCGCGCCCGGCGTGACCAACGGCGCGCACCACCTGCACGACTACACCGGCAACCAGAAGGTCAACGCCTTCTCCACCAACGACACGTTCCTCCAGGGCGGCACCAGCTGCGCCAACAAGAGCGACCTGTCGTCGTACTACTGGCCGGTCGTCCGCGTCCAGGACGGCACGCAGGACTTCGACCAGAATGCGGACGGCGGTGGCAAGGAAGGCAACGTCGGCAAGATCCTCACGCCGATCAAGTCGGAGCTGACCTACGTCGGCAGCCCGACCAGCAAGGTCGTCGCGATGCCGCAGTTCCTGCGCATCATCACCGGTGACGCCAAGACCACGACCAACGGTCTGGCGAACGCCAACGCGCACTGGTCCTGCACCGGTTTCGAGAACAAGGTCCAGCTGACGGAGCAGTACCCGATCTGCCCGCAGGGCAGCAACGTGGTGCGCCTCTTCTCCTTCCAGAGCTGCTGGGACGGCCAGAACACCGACAGCGCCAACCACCGCTCGCACGTGGCGTTCGCGGACGCGGCGGGCAACTGCGGCAACGGCTTCAAGGCGATCCCGCAGCTGACCGCGCGCCTGGTCTACAAGATCACTCCGCCGGTCGTGCAGAACGGCGTGGTGAAGAACGCGTACGCGGTCGACGGTTTCCCCGAGCAGCTGCACAAGGCGGCCACCGACCACGACGACTTCATCAGCGTCACGACCAACGGCCTGGCGAACAAGATCGCCAACTGCATCAACCGGGGTCAGCGGTGCCAGTGA
- a CDS encoding tetratricopeptide repeat protein, whose protein sequence is MCEGGPVDRDWEDRVTAAWAAFDADPGQDGARFRAGIEALAAELPAGSPLALFERGCAWDSTGHSDRAVPLYQEALARGLDEVSRYKGRRTRIQLASSLRNTGRAEAGVALLTPELDAPSDELDDAVRACLALCLSSLGRDREGLSLVLGALAPHLPRYRRSMAAYARGLVEPEGGAG, encoded by the coding sequence GTGTGTGAGGGTGGCCCGGTGGACCGAGACTGGGAAGACCGTGTGACCGCCGCCTGGGCCGCCTTCGACGCCGATCCCGGGCAGGACGGGGCGCGCTTCAGGGCCGGGATCGAGGCGCTCGCCGCCGAACTCCCCGCCGGCAGCCCGCTCGCCCTGTTCGAGCGGGGCTGCGCCTGGGACTCGACGGGGCACTCGGACCGCGCGGTCCCGCTGTACCAGGAGGCCCTGGCCCGCGGGCTCGACGAGGTGAGCCGGTACAAGGGCCGCCGGACGAGGATCCAGCTCGCCAGCTCGCTGCGGAACACCGGCCGCGCCGAGGCGGGCGTCGCCCTGTTGACGCCCGAACTGGACGCGCCGTCGGACGAGTTGGACGACGCGGTACGGGCCTGCCTCGCGCTGTGCCTGTCCAGCCTCGGGCGGGACCGCGAGGGCCTCTCGCTGGTGTTGGGCGCGCTCGCCCCGCATCTGCCGCGGTACCGGCGGTCGATGGCCGCCTACGCGCGCGGACTCGTCGAGCCCGAGGGCGGGGCAGGATAA
- a CDS encoding metal-dependent hydrolase, producing MSHKQARVPQADDAERVALTARKVSFSWEDTPLHWVPGDPFTTHTINVLHLLLPAGERWFVHVYRQVLPYITDERLREDVIGFIGQEATHSQAHDEVLPHLREQGLDPTPYTAQVDWLFEKLLGDRTLPPGRARHWWLMERVAIIAAIEHYTAFLGDWILNAEELDRRGADPTMLDLLRWHGAEEVEHRSVAFELFLHVDGDYRRRVRTWATAFGALMFLWQRGIRFFMANDPTQVAGKASVKDFYLRGRSGTLPATGEIVKSIPRYLARSYHPSQEGSTAQALAYLAVSPAARAAEAALDGGRGAA from the coding sequence ATGTCTCACAAGCAGGCCCGGGTGCCCCAGGCGGACGACGCGGAGCGGGTCGCGCTCACCGCGCGCAAGGTCTCCTTCTCCTGGGAGGACACCCCGCTCCACTGGGTACCGGGCGACCCCTTCACCACGCACACCATCAACGTGCTGCACCTGCTGCTGCCCGCGGGTGAACGGTGGTTCGTGCACGTCTACCGGCAGGTCCTGCCGTACATCACGGACGAGCGGCTGCGCGAGGACGTCATCGGGTTCATCGGGCAGGAGGCGACGCACTCGCAGGCCCATGACGAGGTGCTGCCGCATCTGCGGGAGCAGGGGCTCGACCCGACGCCGTACACCGCGCAGGTGGACTGGCTGTTCGAGAAGCTGCTCGGGGACCGCACGCTGCCGCCCGGCCGGGCCCGCCACTGGTGGCTGATGGAGCGGGTGGCGATCATCGCGGCGATCGAGCACTACACCGCGTTCCTCGGCGACTGGATACTGAACGCCGAGGAGTTGGACCGGCGCGGCGCCGATCCGACCATGCTGGACCTGCTGCGCTGGCACGGCGCCGAGGAGGTCGAGCACCGCTCGGTCGCCTTCGAACTGTTCCTGCACGTCGACGGCGACTACCGGCGCCGGGTGCGCACCTGGGCGACGGCGTTCGGCGCGCTGATGTTCCTGTGGCAGCGCGGGATTCGCTTCTTCATGGCGAACGACCCGACGCAGGTCGCGGGCAAGGCGTCCGTCAAGGACTTCTATCTGCGCGGCCGCAGCGGCACGCTGCCCGCGACCGGGGAGATCGTGAAGTCGATCCCGCGCTATCTGGCCCGCTCCTACCACCCCTCCCAGGAGGGATCCACCGCGCAGGCGCTCGCCTATCTGGCCGTCTCCCCCGCCGCCCGCGCGGCCGAGGCGGCGCTCGACGGCGGCAGGGGGGCCGCGTGA